A stretch of the Solanum dulcamara chromosome 6, daSolDulc1.2, whole genome shotgun sequence genome encodes the following:
- the LOC129892924 gene encoding uncharacterized protein LOC129892924: protein MVTEEKNEWLQSLPTMDELKKVVFSMSPTSAAGPDGMSGKFFQSRWDIICDDLLSNFSLTLITKTLQLYKATSGQFINKDKSQSMIPLNTPSDIVDRVSKITGYNCTNGPITYLGCPLYIGGQRIIYFTSIVSKVISRIRGWQTKVLSYGGRVTLVKSVLQSIPIHLLSAISPTKTTINQIKRLIANFFWGWDTERRKYHYASWDTLSYPYKEGVIGVKKLEDV, encoded by the exons atggttacagaagagaaGAATGAGTGGTTACAATccttacctactatggatgagTTGAAAAAAGTAGTTTTCTCTATGAGTCCTACCTCAGCTGCAGGGCCAGATGGAATGAGTGGAAAATTCTTCCAATCACGTTGGGATATCATCTGTGATGACCTCTTGAG caacttctcTCTCACactgattaccaaaactcttCAGTTGTATAAAGCTACTTCAGGACAgtttatcaataaagataaaaGTCAGTCCATGATTCCCCTGAATACTCCCTCTGATATTGTGGATAGGGTCAGTAAGATTACAGGCTATAATTGCACTAATGGCCCTATTACTTACCTGGGATGTCCACTCTATATTGGAGGCCAGAGGATCATTTATTTTACTAGTATAGTTTCTAAGGTAATAAGCAGAATCAGGGGCTGGCAGACTAAGGTGCTgagctatggaggtagagttACCTTGGTAAAATCAGTActgcaatccattcctatacatCTGTTGTCTGCTATCAGTCCTACTAAGACCACAATAAACCAGATCAAAAGGCTCATTGCtaacttcttttggggatgggacactgaaagaagaaaataccaCTACGCCTCCTGGGATACTCTGAGTTATCCTTATAAGGAAGGTGTTATTGGTGTAAAAAAGTTAGAGGACGTGTGA